One Populus nigra chromosome 16, ddPopNigr1.1, whole genome shotgun sequence genomic window, ggtacaaaagatttgattccttcataattagccttgggtacatTAGAttcagttcagaccattgtacgtattacaagagaattgaagagaatgatgttttcatcattctgTTGTTGTACATGAATGACATATTGGTAATAGGCCCCAACAAAAACCGAGTCCAAGAATTAaaggcacagttggctagggagtttaatatgaaggacttgggaaCAGCATATAAGATTttagggatgcaaattcactgagacagaagtaagaggaatatttggctttctcagaagaattatttgaagaagatcttgcgacgcttcaacatgcaagattgtaagccaatttccaccccacttccagttaacttcaaattatcctcaagtatgtctcctatCAATGAAAtagagaggatggagatgtctcgagtaccgtatgcatcagcagtaagaagtttaatgtttgtcatgatatgtacaagaccagacattgcacaagcagtgggagcagctagtcgatacatggcaaatcctggtagagagcattgaaatactattaaaaggatcttgagatacatcaagggaACCTCAGATGCTGCATcatgttatggaggatcagaacTTACTATCAGAGGTTATATTGATTCATATTTTGCTGGcaaccttgagaaaagaaaatccactacaggctatgtgttcataattgcaggaggagctgtaAGTTGGGTCTttaaacttcagactgttgtagctttatccacaacagaagctgagtacatggcagctacacaagcttgtaaaggagcaatatggatgaagaaacttatggaggagctcgggcacaaacaagagaagattcttttgtattgtgatagtcagagtgctttgcatattgcaaggaatctcgcgtttcattcaagaacaaaacacatagatgttcagtatcactttgttcgcgaagtggtggaagatggaagtgtagATTTTCAGAAGGTtaacacaaaggaaaacccagcagatgctttgaccaaACCAGTCAACACTGACAAGTATATATGGTGCAGATTCTCTTATGGCCTAACAAGAAtgtaagcagcatgaagatggaAAGTATAGAAAGGATAAAAGATCACAAATgatcaagtgtgaagacttgattaaatcattaaagtcttcaagtgggagaatgtgaagCTAGCTGGCACCAATTGGTGCAACTAAGTCAACAAAATGGGCACAAATTCGGTGCCACTTGCCTTGCTCTTGTCTTTTGCAAGACAAAGGCAAagatgcttgcctataaataggcagtgCATCCTTGCCATATATATCACAccaaaagagagaaacaagagagcaagaagagagagtgaaggagagtaatcccacaaagttgtgaggtatttgtgatcagatagtaagtgaggtgttttctcctagtaatagagagatttcagttgttctcctattagtagagagagggTGTAATtctcacattacttagtaaaatccttctatacttgcccatGAACAgagccaaattgggtgaaccacgtaaattcttgtgtgtctaatttctcattttatcatattctttaccttttatcttgtcgggtttgcatgctagTATCCTAACACTAGGAACATTATAGGATGTTGAACATAAGTTACTGAACTCAGGTAATTAGAAACTGCAGATTTATCCAAATTGTTTTAAATGGTTAAAATGCATATTTcctcatgaatttaaaattattctgtCGAGATAATTGTATCAGCGGAATCAAGTAACAGAGAAGAGGCAATTCTGGGCTTTTCAATTGCTAAAGATACTTGACCAAAATTATAGGACATTATAGGATATTGAACATaagttattttcataaaaataagtagaaaaataaagaaaaatattgaacaaCAACTACTAGCCTTATGTAGATGTTAAAACGACCTTAAATGGTTACATTTAACCGAACCTTTATAAAACTGGACCTGTAAAATATgctagtaaaataaataatagaaaagagTCGATTCAATGATCGGATTAAAAGTAACATGAATAAAAGTAACActagaaaaacaacaaatgcaAACAACACAAAACATTCTATTAAATAGAGTCATCATACAAGAACAACATGACATGTTAGTTGTGCATGTTGATGCCATATTTATGTTATGATAATGTCATCATAATTCAGGTTGCATATATGGGTCAGGTTCGATCAACCCATTTGGGCGAATAAAACATGTGGCTCACATGAGGCTTCCCTCCTCGACATGTGATAGTATATGCGACCAAGTTCCATGTTAGAATTTTGTGCTGTGTTCACCAGCATGCCTTTCTTAATATCATCTACATGATAGTATGTCCAAAATATCATTTggatcacttttatttttaaacaaagacCAAACACCAATATAAAATCATGCTCTGATAATAATTGTAGGAGAACTAATGGTGTTCATTATCAATGCTAGTTGGAAACTAAGCACGCATGAcatgatatttaatatttaacatgATAAGTCATTCTTATCAaatatcttttaactttttagaattagatcttaattttaatataattgtagGTTGCCACGTTATCACGAGTATGATATCAATCTTTATTAActgcattttgatatatttgggTTAGCAGCACAAACACCCTGAAAGATTAATTGCAGAACGTTTAAACTAGGTTTCTAGCAGCCCTATTGGCCATTAGGAAGTCCACTGAAGGTGGATAGTAATTCTTTCTACAAGATCTACATGATGCAGGTCTTCCTCCCCCATTTTGTAGAAATTGATACCAAATCCAAATCACAACTCTCGTGAAGATTTAAAGGATTAtcaggaaaggaaaaaaaaaaaaaactaacagttgttaagttttcttttgcttcagttttgaaaaaaaaaaaacttgttcctCTTGAGCCGTCATCTTAAGGTTATTTGGAATTGCATTAcaaatagcttttttaaaaatttaattttgttatttaaaattatttttttatatatttttagtttgttttaatgagtttatgttaaaaataattttttaaaattaaaaaatattattttaatgtatttttaaataaaaaaatattttaaaaattaattacaacaaCATTTTTAAACACCTTCTAAAACAGttgttataaaattttattttacgtGAAGAGTAGCCAAATCTAGTTGTCGTGAGTCATATGaagttaactttttaattttttaaaattaaaaaatattattttaatatatttttaaacaaaaaatattttaaaaattaattactacaACATTTTTAAATACCTTCTAAAACAGctgttatgaaattttatttttcgtgAAGAGGAGCCAAATCTAGTTGTGGTGAGTCATATAAAGttgacttttaaatttttttaggttttttaatgtttaaaaaaatattaaaatgtctGGTAATAATTAATGCCCTacctaataattattatataaaaaaatatacctaataatttcttatttaatcgGAGGAAAAATATTGActgaaaatatctaaaaacaattttataatacTCATTCAATCCTATTAATTAATGTATCACATCATCATCCTATATCCCCAgcaactctaaaaaaaatcaattttattaagtttttatctctttcttttatgcACACTAATACCCTACACCTTGGATTTGCTTTAtctatttcatatatttttttaatagaaaatatagcattgatatcatattaattatcctTTTATCTGAAGGTAGTAggctcatattaaaaaaaaaattaacttttagatGTAGGGTGTTTGTCAATATCGATTTATCTATACCCAATATTTAAGTGATGTTAATGATTTCTGCTCATAATTAAGAAGTAACTCATCGTTTCTTGTTCAAGCtagacttgattttttttaatttattatttttattttaacgtgggtgtccggactAACTTgtacgtacctcgactaattccacggatcctgaagttaacgactatgtaagcaTTCAGTGATCATTATATAAACAACTACAAGATTCAAATCTGAAAccagaataaattttttaattctaattttttattattgtactACCATCTCTAAACGGTGTCCAGTGGTAAGATGTGAAATGCGTGGGGGGTAAAGATAGCTTCAGTATATACGCTTTACCGGTCCATGAAAGCTTGAAAATgcaaaagggaagaaaagaaagaaccaTGAACTGTAAATTGTACGACTTCTTGAAAGTGCAAAAGCGAATGCATTAATAAATTTGTATCTGAAAATGATATTGcttattaattatcaatttgAATCACACGACTTCttgaaagaaataacaatccAAACAGTACAACATTACATATATATGGCAAACCAATCCACACTGTTAatgggggaaaaaaaaggacgaagaaaaaaaaacagctctTATGTGTATATATGATCAAGTTTTAAGGGTGTTAATTATAGGGTGGCGTTTGAGCAGCTGCAGTTGCCGAAACCTGGTTTCTCTTTTGTTTCTGCTAAGTAAGCTTGTAAGGCACTTACTgcaatgccataaataaaagaGTACTTGACCACTGCTCTAGAAAAAGGACCCTTATTTTCAAGGATCCATCTCTTCACACTGCTTCTATAATGCGATTCAACAGAGCGTTTGACCTCATTGTAAGCAGTAGGGTTGGGCACAAGATTGGTTGTTATCTCTTTGAAGATTTGTGCTATCCGATCGTCACTTCCTATAGTGGTGCGGAGTATTCCCTTTGATCGCAGCTCCTTCACATCTTCAGGTTTATCAATCAGAGAACCCATAAGGCATACATACGAAGTGCACCTACCATAATACCAACCAGCGCATGTTTCATAGGCTGCCAAGTTCAGAAGCAAGGACTTGGTTTCTTCCTCTATGCTTAGTGGAGGAATGCAGAGTGCTCCACCGAGCAATGTATTTTTGAACTTGACATCGGTGAAAACACGGGTGTTGCTTGGCATAAAAGAAATTCCAACGTTCTTAAGCTCGTTGACAGAATAATACCGGTTCCAGCTTGTGATCTCCCCGTACCTTCTTCCCCCTCGTTCACGTTCTAATTCTTCGCCGACGTATACGAacttccaacaaaaaaaatcgagAAGATGATAGCAGAAATCTAAACTATTGACAGTACCCGTGGATCTTGATATTAATTTTCTTGGCAATTCTGAAAGAAAATTGGATATCATTTCCCAGCACGACTCTGTTTGAGGAGGTATTGCATGAATGTCTTCGAAGAAATGTACAAACATTTTCATCAAATCTTGATCTTCACTTTCCGAACTCAGCTTCtaggaaaattgaaataaaaatgtttagttcaaatttttatgatgcaTGCAAGTTATGAgcagaataatataaaatatttaataaaaaattaattaatttagcatGTTCCTAAACTAAATACAAAAGAACTAAAATCGATGGCACAAAGTAGATATGTTTTACTTACTTGTCGGGATGAAGGCTTATCCTTCCAAGCAATGTGATCCGCTTTGCTTTTATATATCCTAAGTTCAtcaacaattatatataaatttattgctaagatttaaacaaactaaaaattcTAGTTCATGTTCATGCTAAATCACATCTAGTTAAATTAAACATTAGCATACTTGTAACCAACAACCTCATCAATGGGATAAGAACTCGAAAGGGGAGTTGGTTCTCTAGTAAGAACAAGTCCCTTCTAACCGAAGCAAATTCTTCCTTCCTCAGGTTCTGTTTCTCAAGCTTGTCGGAGACAACCTGGAGAATGAAATAGCCATCAAGAAACATCATCTGGGCGAATTTCTCATCGTTGAACTGACATGTTGACTCCTCTGCATAGCATTTCCTTGCATCGCTGACCAATTCTTTGACCTTGCTGTACATTTCTTCAGCAGTCACTCTACTATCTTTGACAAACTGGCCGGCCATTTCAGCCTTGAGCTTCTCCATTTCCTTGAGTTCTTTTTTCCCATGGTGATAGGGACCGATGGAGACAACCAGTGGCTCATAGCAATCCGTGTTCTCTTTCATTTTGCGAAACTGTGATGGAACCCTTGGAACCTCTAGCTCATTCACTTGGTTGGAATTTCCGGCCCTACTTTCGGTCATCAAGGACTGCAGCCACGCATGATCAGTACAGCAGCTTGTACTATGCGAAGGATGACTATGTGAAGGACTAAGTGAAGGGCCCTCAATATTTAGTGCTATAGACATTGTTAGTACGTATACTCACTAATGATAAGCAAGTACCAGTTCTAGATGATGCACATCGACAGAGGgataacatatattaaatagAACTAATTAGTATTAATTTATACCAAGTGATTGATCGACCTAGCTTGAAAATGAAGTTGCTTTTAGTTTGGAACAAGTATTTTAGCTTACTTGAAAGTCGAGCTTAATTACTTTGAGCCTATTTGAATTCTCGTTGTACAGTATTGTGCTGCACAATGATTTGATTGTCCCTGTTTGTTCATCGTGTTATGTTGCTTTATGCCATGaaacaaaacaatcaatttattgtgtcatgaataaatatattattgtaatatttgaattaaaatatgctcctatcttttatttttttttatagggggtagataatatatttatttgaagagagagaaagaaaggttGTCTATTtcctcaaaattaataaaattctcCCTCATCGCTCTTATTATACACAAATGTTAACCATTGAGCTATGATATGAAGTAATTAAGAAGTTGttaatcaaacaattaaaaaaatatattaacttaattattgtttatatgATTAGTTAAACTGAGCCCAAGTTTTTTAGTTGTAGTGATAATAATTAGTAAGAAAAatgacattattattttaaattttaaatttcataataatttaatataattcttatgcttgtatttattttggttgtttATGGAATATGAATGCAAAAAGATTACAGGTTTAGAAATGAGAGGGAGCTTAATTTgccttttcaatattaaaattaatatcagTTTGTGTCAaataattcttatttatttcaatttacatgtcatcttattttttcttcatgaatttcCACGTCATCTAAATCAGCCGTGTTTTAATACCATTAtgtttgttttagaaaataagCTTGCAACTACCCGGCCGGTTTAAGgaattaagattaattaaaaattacactAGTTCGAAAATAAAATCCAGAATTAATGTAGAACTTTTCTAACCAAATAACCTCAGAAATTATGCAAATATAGATGAAGTATGTTAATGATTTATGTAAATTATAGTTGTCACATCCGGTCTAGAATTTAATCCAATTTAAGACatgagtttaatattttttttttcaaaaaaaaagtttaaattttttattttaccaggCCAACAGTAATTGAACTGCAGGTCAACAATAATTTGAAATGAAACCTAACTTAAatcaaactttaaattattGGACTATTATATCAATTCatagtttaataactatatatgaGCTAGTAAACCTAAGATCCAAGAAACGTGTTAAGCTGTTACTTCgctaataaaattcattttcaagatACGTGTTAATTATTAGTACCATCAAATgatcaaaaatataataaataaagttgattttcatggaataaaaaaggtagaagaatgttttaaaaataaagtaaagagTTCATAAACGCGCCAAAGCATGaactcaatttttagttgatccTACAATGTCATAAACTTTGAAATGAATTCTATGAAGAGGTGTATATATGAGTGTTTGATggtgatttttatgtttttcaatggaGGACATTTCTctgttttacattaaaaaaaaaaaagttttactcATAACGAGTACACAGACACAATCATAGAATCTTTCTCATTTatgaatctttctttttatctttatttatgcAGTTGCTTGTAACACTGGTAAGGGTGAAAAGAAATTCTGTCTGATCTTGCTCAACACAAGATTGAAAAGACATGATAAGTGGCAGGGATAACCTCTATATCAGCtagaaaaagaagggaaagaagaagacaGCTTGTTCTTCATCCATTAATATTCTATTTTGGAGGGCCATGCATgcataactttatatatgtaatTAAGAAGTATTATTTTTCCATGCTGTAAGATGTGAAATGCGTGGGGGATAAAGATAGCTTCAATATATATGCTTTACTGGCTCCATGAAAGCTTGAAAATGCAAAAgcgaagaaaagaaagaaccaTGAACTTTAATTTGTACGGAGATGAACTTTAATCTCATCTTTCGAATTTTGATAAACAATTGAATATTGTTGGATAGATCAGTAGAAGTTATCCTTGCAGCTAGCAGATCTTGTGTTTCCATTTTGTGTTAAACAGACAGGCCGGGGATCAAACGTACGTAGAATCTTTCTTGCCAAATAACCTCGGAATTGTGTCTGTGTACTCGTTATgagtaaaacatttttttttaagtgtaaaaCAGAGAAATGTCCtccattgaaaaacataaaaatcactATCGAACACTCATATATACACCTCTTTATAGAATTCATTTCAAAGTTTATGACATTGTAGGATCAGCTAATGTTATAATTGGGattgtattttataattgattgatattattatgattttttttatttttttttgtgttaggAGAGTGGGACTAAGGCGGCCAAAGCTACCAATTCCTTTTAACCCGTTTAAAAATTCAGCccacaaaatgattttttcgtTTGTATTCGTTTTGgtcttttattgaaaattttacttTAGTCTTTCTATTTTATCTCTTTACAAATACATCCTTATGtgaattttctttccttatattttaaaataaatataattagtatttaaattaaaaaaaaatcaattaagtccctatGCGTCAAATCATAAGCTTAGTAGGAATAAGAGGCAATTTAAATGGAgtgataaaatatgatttaagtGGGTTGAAATAAGTATTTCCGTATAgagatcaaattttatatttcttaaaacatcatactatatattttgtctaaatttcctttttattttcctaatttTAACCTAAACAAAtcgagataaaaatataattattaaatttaaagacgtggatgaaaaaaatctcatataatagatatgatattatatgaaaccaaaaaaacattaaaaaacaatatattattatataaaagaaaaaaactaaatcaaggTAACGACACTTCAATTACCTAAAACAACAATTTAATCTtcataaaatcaaatctatCAATTTATCATCAAGGGAGCAGATCTTGGTTAACTAACATTAGATAAAGTTAACTTTCGGGTTTTTTGAGGCTTCTTAATGAAGTTGAccaaacatgttaattttttcaaagaatatagaaccctttgtttttatattttaaatgtgttttttttaattatttttttttttactttaaattattatttttttgctgtctttgtataattttaatatactgatgttaaaaataatttttaaaaaataatcactaccgtattaacaaatttaattttaaaatgcctTAGTAATATATAACATGGCAATGAAGTTTCGAGTATTTAACTTAACCCCAATGACAATGTGTAGATTGTAAGACGTGACTTATATAAATGAGATGATAggctattaaatattttaataaatattgatgttaaaattcTATTTGTTGATTTGAGAagtaattttctatttaataggTAGTTTGtgtaatatataaatattaatgtgAATGTGTAACCCCAATCACATACGAATGTACGTTTTATTCCATAAAATTCCATAAACAAACTCacgtaaaaaataattgaggattaaaaaagaaacatagttttcttctttaaattacATTCAGGATCTCaatgcattttttaaataattatttgaatgtgaaaatcataatatttttaaggtcATAAGCATTGCATTTTATGTTTGATTGTTCatatttataattagaaaaattgcCAAAAGAAATCTACTTGATATTGATTTATGTAAACATAATATGATGTTAATGATTTCTGCTATTcgttaagaaataattaataactttctagactcttttttttctttcctttttttttttttggtaaagtgTGAAATGCGTGGAGGATATTAAAAGATAGCTTAAATAGGCTTTAAcggttacataaaaaaatattaatatcattaatttcactgctactataattattaaaacatcattatgTTACCATCATcataattatcatcaaaatatcacCATCATTAAAGGGATGTTTGAGAATATAATAGCAATTGCGGTTCAAAATATCATTAAGGCCccatttgtttgctggaaagtaattttcatttgaaaagtgaattctgaaaaagtgaattattttctgatatttggtagtgtaatgaaaaataaattggaaaacattttccagtgtttgattatgtcatggaaaatgagctggaaaataacttattaatattttatttttctaaagtttattaaaataatgaggaacaaatcttacaacttaaaaagttgaatgagaatgaaattaaaaaaaaaattcataaattatctcaaataaaataaataataatcaaaataatagagatcaaatctaaaaaaaaaaagatgaagaaattaaaataataataattaacatttcataaattatttcaaataaaataagtaacaatcaaaagaataaaaattaaatttgatagataaaaattttcaataaaaaaatgataagaaaaaggcaaataacaatcataaaaatgaggaccaaagttaatataaaaaataaattttaagagatgaaattgaaaaataaatattcaaaataaaatatatatagcaatcaaaagtttgaggaccaaatttgatacaatcagcaaataatatgacatttttaaattttttacaacttaCAGAAAGTGTTTCCGCCTA contains:
- the LOC133675729 gene encoding UPF0481 protein At3g47200-like — encoded protein: MSIALNIEGPSLSPSHSHPSHSTSCCTDHAWLQSLMTESRAGNSNQVNELEVPRVPSQFRKMKENTDCYEPLVVSIGPYHHGKKELKEMEKLKAEMAGQFVKDSRVTAEEMYSKVKELVSDARKCYAEESTCQFNDEKFAQMMFLDGYFILQVVSDKLEKQNLRKEEFASVRRDLFLLENQLPFRVLIPLMRIYKSKADHIAWKDKPSSRQKLSSESEDQDLMKMFVHFFEDIHAIPPQTESCWEMISNFLSELPRKLISRSTGTVNSLDFCYHLLDFFCWKFVYVGEELERERGGRRYGEITSWNRYYSVNELKNVGISFMPSNTRVFTDVKFKNTLLGGALCIPPLSIEEETKSLLLNLAAYETCAGWYYGRCTSYVCLMGSLIDKPEDVKELRSKGILRTTIGSDDRIAQIFKEITTNLVPNPTAYNEVKRSVESHYRSSVKRWILENKGPFSRAVVKYSFIYGIAVSALQAYLAETKEKPGFGNCSCSNATL